A portion of the Carya illinoinensis cultivar Pawnee chromosome 11, C.illinoinensisPawnee_v1, whole genome shotgun sequence genome contains these proteins:
- the LOC122281190 gene encoding carbon catabolite repressor protein 4 homolog 4 isoform X2, which yields MLMTGNSIQPEDQLPNVYVKSSLFPHSPSPCLRWKARSHSILSVLKNFGADFLCLQEVDEYDSFYKGQMESLGYSSIYVQRSGQKLDGCGIFYKPDGAELVLEENIEYNDLVNSVQYGHDDVLTKGNRGAEPKNGSALKKAADERGDPNDPSVRLKRDCVGIMAAFKLKDPPHHVVVVANTHLYWDPEWADVKLAQAKYLLSRLAQFKELVSNRLECIPSVIVAGDFNSTPGDKVYQYLISGNPSLAPVVECLEDIPIPLCSVYAFTKGEPQFTNCTPGFTGTLDYIFFSPNDNIKPVSFLELPEPDSPDVVEGLPNYSHPSDHLPIGAEFEITRE from the exons ATGCTAATGACTGGGAATTCAATACAACCTGAAGACCAATTACCCAAT GTCTACGTGAAGAGTTCTTTGTTTCCACACTCTCCATCTCCTTGTCTCag GTGGAAAGCTCGTTCCCATTCAATTTTATCTGTTCTCAAGAACTTCGGAGCTGATTTTCTCTGTCTACAG GAAGTTGACGAGTATGATAGCTTTTACAAAGGACAAATGGAAAGTCTAGGTTATTCTAGTATTTATGTCCAGAGAAGCGGGCAGAAGCTTGATGGATGTGGAATTTTTTATAAGCCAGACGG TGCAGAGTTGGTTTTAGAGGAGAATATAGAATACAATGATCTTGTAAATTCAGTTCAATATGGACATGATGACGTGCTTACTAAAGGAAATAGGGGAGCTGAACCGaaaaatg GTTCAGCATTAAAGAAGGCCGCAGATGAGCGTGGAGATCCTAATGATCCTAGTGTGAGACTCAAACGCGATTGTGTTGGAATTATGGCTGCATTCAAGCTCAAAGATCCTCCACATCATGTTGTTGTTGTGGCAAACACACATCTTTACTG GGATCCTGAATGGGCTGATGTCAAGCTTGCACAAGCTAAATATCTTTTATCACGATTGGCTCAGTTTAAGGAATTGGTATCCAACAGACTTGAATGTATACCTTCAGTAATAGTGGCTGGTGACTTTAATTCAACTCCCGGGGATAAG GTTTACCAGTACCTGATTTCAGGCAACCCTTCATTGGCACCAGTGGTGGAATGTTTAGAAGACATTCCTATTCCATTGTGCAGTGTCTATGCTTTTACCAAAGGAGAACCACAATTTACAAACTGCACCCCTGGCTTCACTGGTACACTTGATTATATATTCTTTTCCCCAAATGATAACATCAAACCGGTCAGTTTTCTGGAGCTTCCGGAACCAGActcacctgatgttgttgaaggATTACCAAACTATAGTCACCCTAGTGATCATCTTCCAATTGGTGCTGAGTTTGAAATTACCAGGGAATAA
- the LOC122281190 gene encoding carbon catabolite repressor protein 4 homolog 4 isoform X1, producing MAFNFNCVLGNFRSRGGLAISGRISPGLKPSPPEIFCSHRIVLRKMGTTPSPICREFISVEGSDIYSRSRPDGIRFRLVSYNILAQVYVKSSLFPHSPSPCLRWKARSHSILSVLKNFGADFLCLQEVDEYDSFYKGQMESLGYSSIYVQRSGQKLDGCGIFYKPDGAELVLEENIEYNDLVNSVQYGHDDVLTKGNRGAEPKNGSALKKAADERGDPNDPSVRLKRDCVGIMAAFKLKDPPHHVVVVANTHLYWDPEWADVKLAQAKYLLSRLAQFKELVSNRLECIPSVIVAGDFNSTPGDKVYQYLISGNPSLAPVVECLEDIPIPLCSVYAFTKGEPQFTNCTPGFTGTLDYIFFSPNDNIKPVSFLELPEPDSPDVVEGLPNYSHPSDHLPIGAEFEITRE from the exons ATGGCCTTCAACTTCAACTGCGTACTTGGGAATTTTAGAAGCAGAGGAGGATTAGCTATAAGTGGCAGAATTTCTCCGGGGTTGAAGCCTAGCCCACCTGAGATATTTTGCTCTCACAG AATAGTCTTGAGAAAAATGGGCACAACACCATCACCAATATGCCGGGAATTCATTTCTGTGGAAGGAAGTGATATCTATTCAAGAAGTAGACCTGAtg GAATCAGATTCCGTCTTGTctcatataatattttagctCAG GTCTACGTGAAGAGTTCTTTGTTTCCACACTCTCCATCTCCTTGTCTCag GTGGAAAGCTCGTTCCCATTCAATTTTATCTGTTCTCAAGAACTTCGGAGCTGATTTTCTCTGTCTACAG GAAGTTGACGAGTATGATAGCTTTTACAAAGGACAAATGGAAAGTCTAGGTTATTCTAGTATTTATGTCCAGAGAAGCGGGCAGAAGCTTGATGGATGTGGAATTTTTTATAAGCCAGACGG TGCAGAGTTGGTTTTAGAGGAGAATATAGAATACAATGATCTTGTAAATTCAGTTCAATATGGACATGATGACGTGCTTACTAAAGGAAATAGGGGAGCTGAACCGaaaaatg GTTCAGCATTAAAGAAGGCCGCAGATGAGCGTGGAGATCCTAATGATCCTAGTGTGAGACTCAAACGCGATTGTGTTGGAATTATGGCTGCATTCAAGCTCAAAGATCCTCCACATCATGTTGTTGTTGTGGCAAACACACATCTTTACTG GGATCCTGAATGGGCTGATGTCAAGCTTGCACAAGCTAAATATCTTTTATCACGATTGGCTCAGTTTAAGGAATTGGTATCCAACAGACTTGAATGTATACCTTCAGTAATAGTGGCTGGTGACTTTAATTCAACTCCCGGGGATAAG GTTTACCAGTACCTGATTTCAGGCAACCCTTCATTGGCACCAGTGGTGGAATGTTTAGAAGACATTCCTATTCCATTGTGCAGTGTCTATGCTTTTACCAAAGGAGAACCACAATTTACAAACTGCACCCCTGGCTTCACTGGTACACTTGATTATATATTCTTTTCCCCAAATGATAACATCAAACCGGTCAGTTTTCTGGAGCTTCCGGAACCAGActcacctgatgttgttgaaggATTACCAAACTATAGTCACCCTAGTGATCATCTTCCAATTGGTGCTGAGTTTGAAATTACCAGGGAATAA